The following are encoded in a window of Rhinolophus sinicus isolate RSC01 linkage group LG12, ASM3656204v1, whole genome shotgun sequence genomic DNA:
- the TMEM74 gene encoding transmembrane protein 74: protein MELQYIAKESSQVGLCDAVDWSPGGPPADQADAAATKAALCCQRHCTSPPGAAEMEESKRSPSLASSSSPLQDSVIQPGSFPPVPLNSGYHHITAERQVCNCCSQELETSFTYVDENVNLEQRNRSSPSAKGSNHLGDLGWGNPDEWSHEAAISLISEDEDDTSSEATSAGKSVDYGFISAILFLVTGILLVIISYVVPREVTADPNTVAAREMERLEKESARLGAHLDRCVIAGLCLLTLGGVVLSCLLMMSMWKGELYRRNRFASSKESAKLYGSFNFRMKTSTNENTLELSLVEEDALAVQS from the coding sequence ATGGAGCTCCAATACATTGCAAAGGAGAGCAGCCAGGTAGGCCTGTGCGATGCTGTGGACTGGAGTCCCGGGGGGCCTCCCGCTGACCAGGCAGATGCAGCAGCCACCAAAGCTGCTCTCTGCTGCCAGAGACACTGCACATCGCCACCAGGAGCAGCGGAGATGGAAGAGTCTAAACGTAGCCCTTCTCTAgcatcctcctcctcccctctgcaAGACAGTGTTATTCAGCCAGGCTCCTTCCCACCAGTACCGCTCAACTCAGGGTACCACCACATAACAGCAGAACGGCAAGTCTGCAATTGCTGCAGCCAGGAATTAGAAACTTCTTTTACCTATGTGGACGAGAATGTGAACTTGGAGCAGAGGAACCGGAGCTCCCCTTCAGCAAAAGGGAGTAACCACTTGGGAGATCTTGGCTGGGGAAATCCAGATGAGTGGTCGCATGAGGCTGCCATATCCTTGATATCCGAAGATGAAGACGACACAAGTTCGGAAGCCACATCTGCAGGGAAGTCAGTGGACTATGGTTTCATCAGCGCCATCTTGTTCTTGGTCACTGGCATCTTGCTGGTGATCATCTCTTACGTTGTCCCACGGGAAGTGACTGCGGATCCCAACACCGTGGCTGCCAGGGAGATGGAACGCCTGGAGAAGGAGAGCGCAAGGCTGGGGGCACACCTGGACCGGTGTGTGATTGCTGGGCTCTGCCTGCTTACGCTTGGGGGGGTCGTTCTGTCCTGTTTGCTGATGATGTCTATGTGGAAGGGGGAGCTGTATCGTCGCAACAGGTTTGCCTCTTCCAAAGAGTCTGCAAAACTCTACGGTTCTTTCAACTTCAGGATGAAAACCAGCACTAATGAAAACACCCTGGAACTATCCTTGGTAGAGGAAGATGCTCTCGCTGTACAGAGTTAA